Genomic window (Leeia aquatica):
TGCTTGTCTGCACACCACGCTCAAGTCTCCCCTGGTGTTGGCCATGGCACGAAATGTCAGCTGCCGTTCTTTACAAGAAGCGCTGGTTCGCCTGTTGCAGCTATTGGATCACCCCCGTGATATGGCCGTGCTGGCCCCGCTGATTGAAAAAGAAATCCTCTACTGGGTGGCGATGGCCAGCCCCGGGCAAATGTTGCAGCAGGTGTGCTGCCCAGACAGCAAGCTGTCCCACGTCAACAAAGTGATACAGCAGATCCTGAAGGGGTTTCGTCACCCGCTGAATATGGAGCGCCTCGCACACAAGGCGGGCTTGCCCCCCTCCTGTATGCCGAAATATTTTAAAGCGGTAACGGGGCTGACACCGGTGCAATACCAGAAGCAGCTCCGTTTACGCGAAGCGCGTCGCTTGATCTATTGCCAAGCGCTTGATATGGCGCACGCCAGCAAGCATGTGGGCTACGAATGCGATATGGCGTTCCATCGGGATTACGCCCGATTCTTCGGTGTCCCCCCCATGCGTAACCATGCTGAAGGGCGCCACATGTGGGTTAATACCCTGGGCCAGGCGTAATGCCGGCAGGTGGGGGACGCCACCCGCCGCCTCGGCTATAATCGCTGCTTCGAATGACGGTCTGGCAGTGCGCGCATGAATGTGTTGTATGAAGAAGAGGGCAGCTTCAAGGTTGGCCATGTGCTGAGTGAGGCGGAGGCGTCGCTGCAGGTGGAGAGCAGCAGTGGCAAGCGCAGCAAGATCAAGGCCGCCAATGTGCTGCTGCGCTTCACCAGTCCGCTGGCCAGTTTGCTGCCCGAGGCAGAAGCACTGGGCGAGGGGCTGGAGCTGGATTTCCTGTGGGAAATGGCCCCAACGGAAGAGTTTGCCTTTACCGAATTTGCGGCAGATTACTATGGGCATGTGCCCAGCGCCGTTGAGTCTGCCGCGATGGCCTTGCGGCTGCATGGCGCGCCGATGTACTTCTACCGCAAGGGCAAAGGTCGCTACAAGGCTGCACCGGAAGAGTCGCTGAAGGCGGCGCTGGCCGGGCAGGAGAAGAAGCGCCTGCAGGGTGAGCAGATTGCGCGCATGGTGACGGAGCTG
Coding sequences:
- a CDS encoding AraC family transcriptional regulator; the protein is MDRSSQLAALIERHTGVDGVFDTALPRLSLIRCSRPLGPIYAMSRPMVSLVAQGARTTCLGDEHYNLDSQHHLLFTAELPVVGHVLEASPERPYLGLQLDIDPCSLAEVLASACLHTTLKSPLVLAMARNVSCRSLQEALVRLLQLLDHPRDMAVLAPLIEKEILYWVAMASPGQMLQQVCCPDSKLSHVNKVIQQILKGFRHPLNMERLAHKAGLPPSCMPKYFKAVTGLTPVQYQKQLRLREARRLIYCQALDMAHASKHVGYECDMAFHRDYARFFGVPPMRNHAEGRHMWVNTLGQA